Sequence from the Bremerella volcania genome:
GTATAGCGAACATATTTCACCTTTCCATCCGGACCAAGGATTCGGCGGTTGGAGGCGACCTTCTCGATTTCTGCCTGGCCGGTACCAATGTGGGTCACCGTTTCCAAATGTTCTAGGGACTGCTTGGCCGCCGCGGCCGCTTTAGCTTGCATTTGGTCGATGAACTTCAAGTCGAACATGTCGTAGTCTAGGTCGAACTCGTCGAAGACTGCCTGCGTGGTCGCATCACAGCGTGGAGCATCATGCTGGTGAATTGCGTGGATCACTACGTACTTTGGATCGGTACCGACAGCTTCGGCAATGGCTCGTTTAAAATTTTTCTGCGAATCACTAGAAACACCAAGCCAGTCGACGGAGCAAAGGACGTAACTGTCCTGCCCTTGAAGGATGATCCCACGGAAGGAAAGTGGTGATTGAATTCCTTTCGTTGGATCGTATGCAAGAGGGCTGCCAATCGGGGGCGAAGCATCGACTTCAAAGGTTGCGACCTTTAACGACTCCGCACGAAGAACAGTCACCCCTGCAGACGCGAAGCCGAGGGTCATTAGAAGGATCAGAAGTACGGAAGGATAGCGGGCGAGTGTCATGGAAAAGATCCTTGTGGCTGGTTGGCTGTAGTGTGCCTGGTATGCGTTGATCGGGTGGTTGTTCACTCAGATTGAGTGATGTAGTTCAGCAGATCGGACATGGCTTGCTGGTCGATTACCTTCTCGAGCCCTTCTGGCATCAGGGATACGCCGGTGCTTTTGAGCTGTTCGATATCGATCCGAAGAATGGTCTCTGACTTATTGTCTGCCTGAACAAGCGTAATGCTTGTGGCAGTCTCGTTCGTGATCACTCCCGAGATGGTTCGTCCATCGTTAGTTAGACAGATGTAGTTCAAGTACTGAGGATTCACTTCCGCATTGGGATTCAAGATGTTCACCAGAATGGCCTCGGCGCCGCGGTTCTTCATGGCAGCCAGGTTGGGACCGATCGGGTGCCCTTCTCCATTGAACTGATGACAGGCCGTACAATGCTTGTTGAAAACTTTTTGGCCTCGCTCCTTCTCTCCGTCCATTGTGAGCGATGAACGGTACGCCGTGATGATGGCTGCGCGGTCCGAATGAGACGGACGATTGAGCAGCGAGTCGATGCGTCTTCCTTGTTGTTCAGAAAGGATGGGTTTCAACTCAACCAACTGCGAGCCATCGACGTCTGAGGTCGGAATCGTTTCGTTATCGATCGCATCCAGAAGGACACCGACCCAGGTTGCCCTAGAGGTAAGAATCCCCGAGGCTTTCGTTCGCACTCCTGGGGCCATGTTCGGCCAGCGAGAAACCAAGAGCTCCGCTACTTCCGGCTCCGTGAAACCCTGCATTTCTTTTAAAGCAGCTTCCTGAAGTGCCAGCGGCTGGGATGGCTCTAGTAACTTGCCAAAGGTAGTTGGGTCGAACGGGCCATATTGAAGGACGTCGACCGCACGGATTCGGTCCGCGATGGGGGCATCCCGATTCTTGAGCGTAGCTTTGGCCCGAGCGACCATCTTGTTGATGACTTCCTCGGACTCTCCGTTAGTGGCTTTGGCCATCTGCTGGGCGAGAGAGCTACCTGGTGGTATTGCCAGGTGGGTTATTACGAACTGAAACACTTTCGGTTGATCGCTATTCAGCTTAGGCAGTAACTTGGCGACATTTGCTATGTCGTCGGGGCGCTGTTGTTTGCCGATTTGTCGAGCGAGTAAGGATAGCAACTCCTTGGGGGCTGAGTCGTCTAACGCAAGTTCGGCAAGCAGCCGGCCGGCGTTTGTCCTGAGAGAACTTTGGATAGCGGCCTGGAAATCGGGGTTCTCTCCATCAGATCTCGCCAATTGTTTGAGCACGCTTACTTTCACTTCATCTGGGAGGTAACCAGCCGAGAGGGCCACTTGAAAGCGAACGTGCACAGTGGAGTCACCCGCTAGATTGGCGATCTGTTGTCGAAGTTCCGGTGACTTTTCAAGTAGCGGTTCAGCCAAACGGATAGCGTGCTGGCGAACGCGTGGGTGCTCGTCATGCATGGCAGCAAGCAATACCCCCGGTGAAAGCTTCTTGAGACCTGATAGCGCTGAGAGTGAGATGACACGTCCTTCAGGCAAGGATGCCTTGGTGACGCTTCTTTCAATTTGTGACACTACCGTATTGTCTTGCCGCTCATAGATGAGGCGGGCGGCCGTTTCACGATGCCACGAATTGGGATGATTGAGAAGAGAAACGAGTTCCAGGGTATTCATAGCTGTCATTCGTGGCGTTGACCGTCGCTGGTAGTCGTTTACGACGATTCGGTAGATTCGTCCTCGATCCCTGCCACTGGTCAGGTCAAGATGTTTTTTGATCATCGGAGGGAGTGACTTAGGGTGCTCGATTACTTCGCGGTACATATCCGCCACATAGAGGGACCCATCGGGAGCATTGGCGTATTGAACAGGACGAAACCAGATATCACTTGAAGAGACGAACTCTTCGCTTTCGTCGATCCGAATGCCTTGATAAGCGACGCCATGTTCAACAAGCCGTTTGCGATGGATCAGATTACTGCCGACATCTCCAATGATCGCCAGCCCCTGGAAACGCTTCGGCCAAGCATCTCCTCGAAAGATGGTTACTCCGGTAGCACCCGTGAAGTATCCGGCCGGCCGCCCTCCTCCTTCGACAATTCCAGGCACGATTTTCGCGGCGCGGAGCTTCGTACGAATCACGCGCCAGGCTTCGACCGGGCTTGTTCGGTAAACTTCGGCCTGCGGGCCATCTTGGGCGATACTGCGCCGCACTGAGGGGATGCTCAGATAGGGATTTCGGGCCAAGTAGCGATCCTCGAAGAGGATCTGTTGTAGATGATCGCTATTACTGCACGTGAACTTTTCCCCCCAGCTGTTCATGCTCATGCCATGCTGACCACCGCCACTGATCGCGATCATTTCCATGGTGCGGGGATCGATCGAAAAGTCGCGTCCGCGCAAGGAGATTGGTTTGCCTGTTGGCTTTCCGTCAACGACCCTTTGCACATTTCCACCACTGGAGCTGGTCACGCCGTGAATGCGGTTATCGAGCCCCCATTGGAACGTATTTAGCAGGCCCTGCACGTTCGATTTGTTGAAACCCGTAAAGACGGCCTGCCGCTCATCTGCCTTTCCATCGCCGTCGGTATCTTTCAACCAAATAATATCGGGGGCCGCGCCGACCAGGATGCCTTTCCGTGTACAGCAAATGGCGGTTGGCCAGGAAAATCCTTCGGCGAAAATAGTACTCTTTTCATAGATGCCATCGTCGTTGACATCCTCGAGCAAACGCACGCGTCCGAGCATGTCGCTGTCGTCTTCGGAGTAGCCGCGCATCTCAATGACAAACAGTCGACCATCGGCATCGAAAGCCATCGCGACTGGATCAACCACACTGGGCTCGGCTGCAGCCAACTCGATACGAAATCCATCGGCAACCTGAAACGTCTGCAAGGCCTCAGCAGCAGCTCTCGGAGGAACAGACGGCAATTGATTTTTGTAATCAAGTTCTTCCGCGACGGATGCAATGGGTAGAAGTAAGAGGAGACTACTGGCCAATAAAGCATGCCGTGCTGTTGAGATATAACGTGGTATCATTGTGGCGAAGCAATACTTGGGAAAGAAAAACGTTTCAAAAGTTTCGCAGATGGCGCGAGGGAGGATGCGTGGCAAGTGAGCGTTAGCGACACATGGCTTCACCGAGTTTAGAAGTTCTCACTTGAAATGTGAATCACATTTCCCATCTTTTTCAAGGAAACCGTTTTTCGAAGACGTGAGGCCGGAATCGCTCTTCGCCTACAAATCTTAATGGGTAAAGCGTTTGGCTTGACAACCAGTTCCTGCCGATTGTGTATGATGGAGCCGCGCTGACGAGTGCCTTGGATTCACGATCATCGATATTAATTGAGGAGAACGAAACGATGTCGCTTCACGCCAAGAAGGCCGTACGGGAAATGCTGGACGATGACATTTATGCATCGAATGACCTGTCGATACAGATCCCCAAGTACAAGTTCCCATCGGATGAAAGCGATCCGCGGCACGTTTACTCAATCGTTCATGACGAACTGATGCTCGATGGGAATTCACGGCAGAACTTGGCAACTTTCTGTCAGACGTGGGTTGAGCCGGAAGTCCATAAGCTGATGGATGAGTGTATCGACAAGAACATGGTCGATAAGGATGAGTATCCTCAGACAGCGGAAAACGAAGCTCGTTGCGTGCATATGCTGGCCGATCTCTGGAATTCACCCCACGGAGCCGATACGGTCGGGTGCTCGACAACCGGTTCCAGCGAAGCGGCAATGCTCGGCGGTATGGCGATGAAACGTCGTTGGGAGGCGAAACGAAAAAAGCAGGGCAAGTCGATCGACAAGCCCAATTTGATTACGGGCCCGGTTCAGATTTGCTGGCATAAGTTTGCTCGGTACTGGGACATTGAACTTCGTGAAATCCCCTTGGAGGGAAATCGCTTCATCATGACGCCAGAAGAGGTCATGAAACGCTGCGATGAGAACACCATTGGCGTCGTACCTACTCTCGGCGTGACGTTTACCTGTCAGTTTGAACCAGTTCAGGCGGTTTCCGAAGCTCTTGATCAGTATGAGACGGAGACCGGGATTGATATTCCGATTCATGTGGATGGAGCGAGTGGTGGTTTCCTGGCCCCCTTTTGCGCCCCTGAGTTGGTTTGGGACTTTCGGCTGCCGCGCGTGAAATCGATCAACAGTTCTGGACACAAGTTTGGTCTGGCACCACTAGGAGCAGGCTGGATCATCTGGCGCGAAGAGTCGGACTTGCCAGAGGAACTCGTGTTTTGTGTCAATTACCTGGGAGGCAACATGCGTGACATCGCGCTCAACTTCTCACGACCAGGCGGTCAGATCGTGTGTCAGTACTACAACTTCTTGCGACTGGGCAAGGAAGGTTATCGTCGAATTCATACGGCATGTTATGAGACAGCCCAGTATCTTTCGGCTGAGATTGCCAAATTGGGGCCGTTTGAAATCATTTACGGCGGTAGGATGGATTCGGGTATTCCTGCTCTATGTTGGCGAATCCGTGAGGGGCTTCGTCCTGGATTCACACTGTATGACCTTGCGGACCGTCTGCGTGCTCGCGGATGGCAAGTTCCGGCGTATTCCCTTCCGCCCAATCGCCAGGATCTGGCGATTCAACGAATTTTGGTCCGTCATGGCGTGAGTCGCGACTTAGCGGCACTCCTGTTGGAAGACATGAAGCGGGCTTTGGAATACTTCGAGCAACATCCGATTCAAACTCCGCTCACCGAAGACGAGGCGTCTGGATTCCATCATTGATCAATGAGCATGGATCAGGTTGATGAAACACGGGGAGTACCGCAGTGCATTGAGCAAAGCGGGCCATATCCCTTCACAACGCATCGCGTGTTTCGGCATTCTGGTGGGTTGCTCCAGGATTGGCATTCACGTCACCACCGTAAAAGGTTACTCCATCGTGGACCGCTGGGGTTGAAGCTACTTGCGCGTTTGTTCTTGCATGGCGGATGGCTTCCCCGGGATTTGAACTGGTGGATTGGTGTATTGTTCGCGATCGGTGCCGTTCTGTTTTGTGGCGCGAGCATCCTTTGTCTGCTCGATGTCGCCACAGCATCGGCAAGCGTTATCTATTTCCTCGGCTCGATACCGTTCACGATCGCGGCGTACCTTCAGTTACACCAGGCCGCCAATGCCGCCCCATTACCTTCTGCCCCGAAGGCTGTAAGTACCCAGCATTCCTACTTCGGTTGGCGGCCTCACGACGTCGGTTGGTTGAGCTGTGCGACGCAGTTTGTCGGTACCGTATTGTTCAACTTCAACACGTTGGATGCGATGATTCCTTCGCTGTCTTGGTTCGGGCAAGATTTGCTCGTTTGGACTCCCAATTTCATCGGGTCGATTCTATTCCTGATTTCCGGCTATCTGGCATTTATTGAAGTGGGACATGCCTACTGGGCCTGGGCTCCGAAAGATTTGTCTTGGTGGATTACCTTCATAAACCTGCTCGGGTGCGCTGGGTTCATGATCTCAGCAGTTCTCGCGATCACACTGCCCGGACAACCGGATCCTGTTCGGACAACGGTGTCGGTTGCATTTACGCTCCAAGGTGCTATTAGCTTCCTTTTGGGGGCACTGTTGATGCTGCCGGAAGCATCCCAGGCTGTAGCGTGATAAGCAGTGATTTCTCGGTAGATTGCCAGCGGATCTAAGACTAGTAGGTAAAAGTAGAAATTTCTGTAGGCCTAATGTCGCCTGATCTGCTAAACTTAAGAGAGATTGCTCAAAGACTTAGAAGTCAACATCTTTGAGTCTTTTCCTTCCTATGTCCTACCTCAACTTGCCCGATCCAGTTATGTGGCACCGTCTCTATTTCATCCTCTCCGTGGTGGCATTATCGTACGCGACGGTTAGGGCCGAAGAGCGTATTGATTTCAATCGGCAAATCCGTCCAATACTTTCGGATCGCTGTTTTCAGTGTCATGGTCCGGACGAAGAGGAACGCTATGGCGGGTTTCGACTCGATGTCCGCGACGGAGCTATTCAGGCAGCGGATTCAGGCAGTACTCCGATCGTTCCCGGCAAACCTGACGAGAGTGAATTGCTTTTGCGTGTGGTGACGGATGATGCGTCAATTCAGATGCCGCCGCCTGAGGCCAAGAAGCCCCATTTGACCAAGCAAGAAGCGGAACTCATCAAAACCTGGATTGAGCAAGGTGCTGCATGGTCTCCCCATTGGTCCTTTGTCGCACCCAAACGCCCTCAACTGCCGGCAGTTAAGAATTCGGAATGGATTCGCAATCCAATCGATCGATTCATTTTGGCACGATTGGAAAAGGAAGGCCTTACTCCTTCGGCAGAGGCAGACAGGCGAACACTTATTCGGCGGGTCACACTCGATCTTGTTGGCCTACCCCCAACACCGCAGGAGGTGGATGCATTTATTGCCGACGAGTCGCCAGAAGCGTACGAGAGATTGGTCGATCGGCTGTTGGCTTCTCCTCACTACGGCGAGCGAATGGCATGGCCCTGGCTGGATGCGGCACGTTACGCGGACACCAACGGCTATCAGGGGGATCCGGAACGCACGATGTGGCCGTGGAGAGATTGGGTCGTCGATGCGCTGAACAATAATATGCCGTTCGATCAGTTTACGCTCGATCAATTGGCGGGCGACCAAAGGCCCAACGCTACGCATGCTCAGGTGATTGCCTCCGGCTTCAATCGGAATCACATGCACAATGGCGAAGGAGGACGAATCGCGGAAGAAACCCGCGTTGAAAACGTATTCGATCGTACCGAAACTACGGCAACCGTTTGGCTTGGCCTCACTTTTACATGCTGCCGGTGTCACACGCATAAGTTTGACCCGATTACGAATACCGAGTATTTCGCGCTTTACGACTTCTTCAATCAAACATCGGAAGCTGGCGGGATCCGCGGCGGCGCGGTTCCTCCGGCGATCACCTATATCAGTGAAGAAAACCGCGCGAAGTTGAACCAGTACGACCAGCAACTTGCTCGTTTGAATCAGACGCTATTGAACGATGACCCTGCGGCGGACTCGGCCCAGGCTATTTGGGAAGAGGAACAACGTGCGGTTCAGCCATGGACCATGCCGACACTGGTTGACTTCCAGACAAGTGGCAAGTCGAAGCTCGTGCAACTTGAAGATGGTTCGCTGAGGGCTGAGGGTGCTCGCCCCGATCAGGACGTTTACACGATCGTGGCGCGGACCGATCGCGAGAATCTGAAGTCGATTCGCCTGGAGGCGATCAAAGATGATGTTGCTTCGCCGGCTGGCAGTACCGGCAGAGCTGACAATGGGAATGCGGTGCTTAGTGAGTTTGAGGTCTTCGTGCGGCCGTTGAAGTCATCGGATGAAAACGAAGTGCCGCTGAAGATTGCGAGCGGTAAAGCCGAGCACGCTCAAAGCGGCCATCCTCTCGAGGCGGCATTCGATGGTCAGAACGCGGGGGGGGGCGGCTGGGCGACCGAAGGCTTCCGCCGTAAAGAGAGCAACACGGCCATCTTCAACACGAAAGAGCCATTCGGGTTCGAAGGTGGTACGGAGATTCGTTTCGTGATTCGTTGCGAGTCTCAGCACATCGCCCACACGCTTGCCCGAGTGAGACTTTCCGTGGGAGATGGCGATGGCAAGGAGTCGCTTTCGCCTGAGATCTGGCAAGCTCTGAACAAGCCCTCCGAGACGCGTTCGAGCAAAGAAGCGAACGCCTTGCGTCGGCTTTTTCGCAGCAAATACTACCCAGGTGGTAGTACCGACGGAAAAACCTATCAAGAGGTTTCACGGCAGATTCAGAAGGCCGAGGCAGATCGGAAGAAGCTGCGAGAGACGCTTGATAAGACCAAGGTGATGGTGATGGATACGCTCGAGAAAGGTCGCGAGACGCGGATTCTCGAGAAGGGACTTTACAACAAACCTATTGGGGACGTGGTCTCCCCAGGCGTTCCGAGCGTGTTACCGGCGCTGCCCGATGACGCTCCGCGTGACCGCTTGGCTTTGGCCAAGTGGTTAGTCGAATCAGATAACCCGCTAACCTCGCGTGTGATTGTGAATCGCTATTGGCAATTGTTTTTCGGCCAAGGGCTGGTGACCACGCCTGAGGACTTTGGTACACAGGGAAAACGTCCTTCGCATCCCGACTTACTCGATTGGCTGGCGGTTGAATTTCAAGCAAGCGGATGGGACGTCAAGGCTATACATCGCTTGATTGTTACTAGCGCAACCTATCGCCAAAGCGCGCAGCAATCGCCGCAATTGCGTGAACGCGACCCTCAAAACGTATTGTTAGCTCGACAGAATCGATTTCGCCTGCCGTCGTGGATGATTCGCGATCAGGCGTTGAGCGTGAGCGGGTTGGCTTCGCTGCAAATGGGTGGACCTCCCGTGAAGCCATACCAGCCAGAGGGAATCTGGGCCGAGGCTACCTTTGGTAAGAAGAAGTATCAACAGGACCATGGCGATGCCCTCTACCGACGTAGTTTGTACGTGTTCTGGCGTCGCATCGTTGGTCCAACCATGTTCTTTGATGTTGCCAACCGGCAAACATGCTCAGTGGAAACCGCCATTACGAACACGCCGCTGCATGCTTTGACGACGCTCAATGACATCGCATATATCGAAGCGGCTAGAGGACTGGCCACCCGCGTCATTAGCAAAGCAGAAGACCCGGGCGATCGGATCCGGGAGATTTACTCGTATTTACTTTCACGACCTCCTAGCGAAGAGGAGCTGGGCATCGTTCGACGCAGGCTCGAGCTTCTCGAGAGCGAATTCAATGGTGACCCGGAAAAGGCAAAACAGCTCCTGGAGATTGGCGAATCGCAGCCAGACGATTCGATACCAGCAGTAGAATTGGCCGCTTACACCGCGCTTTGCAATGCCCTAATGAATTTAGACGAGGTCCTCAACCGACCATGAGTACCCACGATATAGCTAATCCGCAGAAAGATCATGCGATCGCCATGACGCGTAGGCAACTCTTGGGCCGCGCGGGGATTGGTCTTGGGAGCGTCGCGCTCGGTTCGTTGCTTGGTGACGACG
This genomic interval carries:
- a CDS encoding PVC-type heme-binding CxxCH protein, whose amino-acid sequence is MPSVPPRAAAEALQTFQVADGFRIELAAAEPSVVDPVAMAFDADGRLFVIEMRGYSEDDSDMLGRVRLLEDVNDDGIYEKSTIFAEGFSWPTAICCTRKGILVGAAPDIIWLKDTDGDGKADERQAVFTGFNKSNVQGLLNTFQWGLDNRIHGVTSSSGGNVQRVVDGKPTGKPISLRGRDFSIDPRTMEMIAISGGGQHGMSMNSWGEKFTCSNSDHLQQILFEDRYLARNPYLSIPSVRRSIAQDGPQAEVYRTSPVEAWRVIRTKLRAAKIVPGIVEGGGRPAGYFTGATGVTIFRGDAWPKRFQGLAIIGDVGSNLIHRKRLVEHGVAYQGIRIDESEEFVSSSDIWFRPVQYANAPDGSLYVADMYREVIEHPKSLPPMIKKHLDLTSGRDRGRIYRIVVNDYQRRSTPRMTAMNTLELVSLLNHPNSWHRETAARLIYERQDNTVVSQIERSVTKASLPEGRVISLSALSGLKKLSPGVLLAAMHDEHPRVRQHAIRLAEPLLEKSPELRQQIANLAGDSTVHVRFQVALSAGYLPDEVKVSVLKQLARSDGENPDFQAAIQSSLRTNAGRLLAELALDDSAPKELLSLLARQIGKQQRPDDIANVAKLLPKLNSDQPKVFQFVITHLAIPPGSSLAQQMAKATNGESEEVINKMVARAKATLKNRDAPIADRIRAVDVLQYGPFDPTTFGKLLEPSQPLALQEAALKEMQGFTEPEVAELLVSRWPNMAPGVRTKASGILTSRATWVGVLLDAIDNETIPTSDVDGSQLVELKPILSEQQGRRIDSLLNRPSHSDRAAIITAYRSSLTMDGEKERGQKVFNKHCTACHQFNGEGHPIGPNLAAMKNRGAEAILVNILNPNAEVNPQYLNYICLTNDGRTISGVITNETATSITLVQADNKSETILRIDIEQLKSTGVSLMPEGLEKVIDQQAMSDLLNYITQSE
- a CDS encoding glutamate decarboxylase, producing the protein MSLHAKKAVREMLDDDIYASNDLSIQIPKYKFPSDESDPRHVYSIVHDELMLDGNSRQNLATFCQTWVEPEVHKLMDECIDKNMVDKDEYPQTAENEARCVHMLADLWNSPHGADTVGCSTTGSSEAAMLGGMAMKRRWEAKRKKQGKSIDKPNLITGPVQICWHKFARYWDIELREIPLEGNRFIMTPEEVMKRCDENTIGVVPTLGVTFTCQFEPVQAVSEALDQYETETGIDIPIHVDGASGGFLAPFCAPELVWDFRLPRVKSINSSGHKFGLAPLGAGWIIWREESDLPEELVFCVNYLGGNMRDIALNFSRPGGQIVCQYYNFLRLGKEGYRRIHTACYETAQYLSAEIAKLGPFEIIYGGRMDSGIPALCWRIREGLRPGFTLYDLADRLRARGWQVPAYSLPPNRQDLAIQRILVRHGVSRDLAALLLEDMKRALEYFEQHPIQTPLTEDEASGFHH
- a CDS encoding PSD1 and planctomycete cytochrome C domain-containing protein; translation: MWHRLYFILSVVALSYATVRAEERIDFNRQIRPILSDRCFQCHGPDEEERYGGFRLDVRDGAIQAADSGSTPIVPGKPDESELLLRVVTDDASIQMPPPEAKKPHLTKQEAELIKTWIEQGAAWSPHWSFVAPKRPQLPAVKNSEWIRNPIDRFILARLEKEGLTPSAEADRRTLIRRVTLDLVGLPPTPQEVDAFIADESPEAYERLVDRLLASPHYGERMAWPWLDAARYADTNGYQGDPERTMWPWRDWVVDALNNNMPFDQFTLDQLAGDQRPNATHAQVIASGFNRNHMHNGEGGRIAEETRVENVFDRTETTATVWLGLTFTCCRCHTHKFDPITNTEYFALYDFFNQTSEAGGIRGGAVPPAITYISEENRAKLNQYDQQLARLNQTLLNDDPAADSAQAIWEEEQRAVQPWTMPTLVDFQTSGKSKLVQLEDGSLRAEGARPDQDVYTIVARTDRENLKSIRLEAIKDDVASPAGSTGRADNGNAVLSEFEVFVRPLKSSDENEVPLKIASGKAEHAQSGHPLEAAFDGQNAGGGGWATEGFRRKESNTAIFNTKEPFGFEGGTEIRFVIRCESQHIAHTLARVRLSVGDGDGKESLSPEIWQALNKPSETRSSKEANALRRLFRSKYYPGGSTDGKTYQEVSRQIQKAEADRKKLRETLDKTKVMVMDTLEKGRETRILEKGLYNKPIGDVVSPGVPSVLPALPDDAPRDRLALAKWLVESDNPLTSRVIVNRYWQLFFGQGLVTTPEDFGTQGKRPSHPDLLDWLAVEFQASGWDVKAIHRLIVTSATYRQSAQQSPQLRERDPQNVLLARQNRFRLPSWMIRDQALSVSGLASLQMGGPPVKPYQPEGIWAEATFGKKKYQQDHGDALYRRSLYVFWRRIVGPTMFFDVANRQTCSVETAITNTPLHALTTLNDIAYIEAARGLATRVISKAEDPGDRIREIYSYLLSRPPSEEELGIVRRRLELLESEFNGDPEKAKQLLEIGESQPDDSIPAVELAAYTALCNALMNLDEVLNRP